The Diospyros lotus cultivar Yz01 chromosome 15, ASM1463336v1, whole genome shotgun sequence genome has a window encoding:
- the LOC127792082 gene encoding ribosome biogenesis protein BRX1 homolog 2-like isoform X2 codes for MVKKRKHSESSEVDATVKIDEIATERPKRTLVGWKDGRTEEKETDFTAFRNKEKVLVTCSRRINYRYRHLMLNVVSLLPHCKKDNKVESKESKGATLNELVELKGCSSCLFFECRKHNDLYLWMVKCPSGPSVKFLVNAVHTMEELKLTGNHLKGSRPILTFSSNFDKSPHWKLLKEMFLQIFGTPKDHRKSKPYHDHVFVFSIVDDHIWFRNYQISVPHSEADKVDRGGLDKMTLVEVGPRFCLNPIKIFGGSFGGPTLYENPFYVSPNQIRALEKRQKAGKFAKKVKAKTRRKMHELSNPLEPDEFADMWKE; via the exons ATGGTAAAGAAACGGAAACACAGTGAATCATCTGAGGTGGATGCAACTGTAAAAATAGATGAAATTGCTACAGAAAGACCTAAAAGAACACTTGTGGGTTGGAAAGATGGTAGGACTGAAGAGAAAGAAACAGATTTTACAGcttttagaaataaagagaaggTTTTGGTTACTTGTTCACGCCGCATCAATTACAG GTATCGGCATTTGATGTTGAATGTGGTGTCACTCTTGCCCCATTGTAAGAAGGATAACAAGGTTGAATCTAAAGAAAGTAAGGGTGCAACTCTAAATGAGCTAGTTGAGCTGAAAGGTTGTTCTTCTTGCTTGTTTTTCGAG TGCAGAAAGCACAACGACCTTTACCTATGGATGGTGAAGTGTCCCAGTGGTCCATCAGTGAAATTTTTAGTCAATGCTG TTCACACAATGGAAGAGTTGAAGCTTACTGGAAATCATCTGAAAGGTTCAAGACCGATTTTGACCTTCTCaagtaattttgataaaagcCCTCACTGGAAACTCCTGAAAGAGATGTTCTTGCAG ATATTTGGAACTCCAAAAGACCACAGGAAATCTAAACCTTATCATGATCACGTATTTGTTTTCTCAATTGTTGATGATCACATATGGTTCCGGAATTACCAG ATATCTGTTCCTCATAGTGAAGCAGATAAAGTGGACAGAGGGGGCCTGGATAAAATGACGCTTGTTGAG GTTGGTCCAAGATTTTGTTTGAACCCTATCAAGATATTTGGAGGCAGCTTTGGGGGCCCAACACTATATGAGAATCCCTTTTATGTTTCACCTAACCAG ATTCGAGCATTAGAGAAGAGGCAGAAAGCTGGTAAATTTGCAAAGAAAGTGAAAGCTAAAACGAGGAGGAAGATGCATGAGCTGTCAAATCCACTGGAACCTGACGAGTTTGCAGATATGTGGAAAGAATGA
- the LOC127792082 gene encoding ribosome biogenesis protein BRX1 homolog 1-like isoform X1, with amino-acid sequence MVKKRKHSESSEVDATVKIDEIATERPKRTLVGWKDGRTEEKETDFTAFRNKEKVLVTCSRRINYRYRHLMLNVVSLLPHCKKDNKVESKESKGATLNELVELKGCSSCLFFEQCRKHNDLYLWMVKCPSGPSVKFLVNAVHTMEELKLTGNHLKGSRPILTFSSNFDKSPHWKLLKEMFLQIFGTPKDHRKSKPYHDHVFVFSIVDDHIWFRNYQISVPHSEADKVDRGGLDKMTLVEVGPRFCLNPIKIFGGSFGGPTLYENPFYVSPNQIRALEKRQKAGKFAKKVKAKTRRKMHELSNPLEPDEFADMWKE; translated from the exons ATGGTAAAGAAACGGAAACACAGTGAATCATCTGAGGTGGATGCAACTGTAAAAATAGATGAAATTGCTACAGAAAGACCTAAAAGAACACTTGTGGGTTGGAAAGATGGTAGGACTGAAGAGAAAGAAACAGATTTTACAGcttttagaaataaagagaaggTTTTGGTTACTTGTTCACGCCGCATCAATTACAG GTATCGGCATTTGATGTTGAATGTGGTGTCACTCTTGCCCCATTGTAAGAAGGATAACAAGGTTGAATCTAAAGAAAGTAAGGGTGCAACTCTAAATGAGCTAGTTGAGCTGAAAGGTTGTTCTTCTTGCTTGTTTTTCGAG CAGTGCAGAAAGCACAACGACCTTTACCTATGGATGGTGAAGTGTCCCAGTGGTCCATCAGTGAAATTTTTAGTCAATGCTG TTCACACAATGGAAGAGTTGAAGCTTACTGGAAATCATCTGAAAGGTTCAAGACCGATTTTGACCTTCTCaagtaattttgataaaagcCCTCACTGGAAACTCCTGAAAGAGATGTTCTTGCAG ATATTTGGAACTCCAAAAGACCACAGGAAATCTAAACCTTATCATGATCACGTATTTGTTTTCTCAATTGTTGATGATCACATATGGTTCCGGAATTACCAG ATATCTGTTCCTCATAGTGAAGCAGATAAAGTGGACAGAGGGGGCCTGGATAAAATGACGCTTGTTGAG GTTGGTCCAAGATTTTGTTTGAACCCTATCAAGATATTTGGAGGCAGCTTTGGGGGCCCAACACTATATGAGAATCCCTTTTATGTTTCACCTAACCAG ATTCGAGCATTAGAGAAGAGGCAGAAAGCTGGTAAATTTGCAAAGAAAGTGAAAGCTAAAACGAGGAGGAAGATGCATGAGCTGTCAAATCCACTGGAACCTGACGAGTTTGCAGATATGTGGAAAGAATGA